The following proteins come from a genomic window of Methanocella conradii HZ254:
- a CDS encoding NAD(P)/FAD-dependent oxidoreductase, whose amino-acid sequence MCYDVVVVGAGPSGSMAAKYAAKNGARTLLIEEHGMIGSPVSCTGHISVKALNECELPEGNFINKRIRGAFVYAPNNHSIPIDGRRTMTYVVERKIFDRELAKAAASAGAEVLVDTAVRGVRKVPGGVVLDAVSEGKKTEIAAKVVIGADGVRSKVARSAGLGRIPHVCTGIQVEASYEPRDPEFVEVFLGHRYAPGYFAWSVPTTGGCCRIGLNADNDAHVYLERLLKEHEIVSKKARSAVDLIMGGIPVGTLKRTVSDGVLIVGDAAGQVKPISYGGIYTGAKCAKIAGEVAAKAALEGDVSAQRLMEYERRWRGEIGMELTFGLKARQIFGKMSDGDLNEAIAALDDPDILEMITKYGDIDHPSMLARQFLGLSMNKSAWRFIKLFARIII is encoded by the coding sequence ATGTGCTATGATGTGGTCGTGGTCGGCGCAGGCCCTTCGGGCTCGATGGCCGCCAAGTATGCGGCGAAGAATGGCGCCAGGACTCTCTTAATAGAGGAGCACGGGATGATAGGCTCCCCTGTGTCTTGCACGGGCCATATAAGCGTGAAGGCGCTCAATGAGTGCGAGCTCCCTGAGGGTAATTTTATTAATAAGAGGATTAGGGGAGCTTTTGTTTACGCCCCTAATAACCATTCTATACCTATCGATGGGCGGCGTACCATGACTTATGTGGTGGAGAGGAAGATATTTGACAGGGAACTGGCAAAGGCCGCCGCCTCGGCGGGGGCGGAGGTACTGGTCGATACGGCGGTGAGAGGCGTCAGGAAGGTGCCAGGAGGAGTGGTGCTCGATGCCGTGAGCGAGGGAAAGAAGACCGAGATAGCTGCGAAGGTCGTGATAGGGGCGGATGGCGTGAGGAGCAAGGTAGCGCGAAGCGCCGGATTGGGCAGGATACCGCACGTATGCACGGGCATCCAGGTTGAGGCCAGCTATGAGCCGAGAGACCCTGAGTTTGTCGAGGTCTTTTTAGGGCATCGGTATGCGCCCGGCTACTTTGCGTGGTCCGTCCCCACTACAGGCGGCTGCTGTCGCATAGGCTTGAACGCCGATAACGATGCCCACGTTTACCTGGAACGCCTTTTGAAAGAGCACGAAATCGTGTCGAAGAAGGCCCGCTCGGCCGTCGACCTGATCATGGGTGGCATACCCGTGGGCACGCTGAAGCGCACCGTTTCTGATGGAGTATTAATCGTGGGAGATGCGGCGGGACAGGTGAAGCCCATCTCTTATGGCGGCATATATACGGGCGCTAAATGCGCTAAGATTGCGGGGGAGGTTGCCGCGAAGGCCGCCCTGGAAGGCGACGTGAGCGCTCAAAGGCTGATGGAGTATGAGAGGCGCTGGAGGGGTGAGATAGGCATGGAATTGACGTTTGGGCTTAAGGCGCGGCAAATATTTGGGAAGATGTCTGATGGCGACCTGAACGAGGCAATCGCCGCGCTGGACGACCCCGACATCCTTGAAATGATCACTAAGTATGGCGATATAGACCACCCATCCATGCTTGCGCGCCAGTTCCTGGGACTCTCCATGAATAAGAGCGCGTGGCGTTTTATCAAGTTGTTTGCCCGTATTATCATCTAG
- a CDS encoding 2,3-bisphosphoglycerate-independent phosphoglycerate mutase yields MSDVANKILLIVLDGASDRPVEGRTPLSEADKPNLDALAYGGINGIMDTVGPGIRPGSDTSHLAILGYDPYKYYTGRGPFEAAGVGIDVKGGDIAFRVNFATVENGVVIDRRAGRISDTDGLAKAINEEVKVPGIEVIFKRSTGHRGALVLRGRGLSAAISDTDPKKEGLPIKECHALDDTPEAKRTAEAVNSISRQVLSLLDGMPENLERKRQGLPPGNAILIRGAGEVPHIPPFQERYGLKGAVIAAAGLIIGIGKMCGLEHIPVGSMEVEASGSSARAKMKKALETLETHDFVLVNIKGADEAGHDGDFEKKKSFLEATDAAFKDVLKLKDVLVIVTVDHSTPVSIKDHSADPVPIMMHGPGIRIDDVASYNELVAYKGGLHRIRGMDVMPIALDLINRTKKFGA; encoded by the coding sequence ATGTCTGACGTTGCGAACAAGATCCTTCTCATCGTGCTAGACGGCGCATCGGATAGGCCCGTCGAAGGCAGGACGCCGCTATCGGAGGCGGACAAGCCAAACCTGGACGCATTGGCATACGGCGGCATCAACGGGATAATGGACACGGTAGGGCCCGGAATAAGGCCAGGCTCGGACACCTCACACCTCGCCATACTGGGATATGACCCTTATAAGTATTACACGGGCCGCGGGCCATTCGAGGCGGCGGGCGTGGGAATAGACGTGAAGGGGGGCGACATCGCCTTCCGCGTCAACTTTGCCACAGTCGAGAATGGCGTAGTAATTGATAGAAGGGCGGGGCGCATATCCGACACTGACGGGCTGGCAAAGGCGATAAATGAAGAGGTAAAAGTGCCGGGCATAGAAGTGATTTTCAAGCGTTCTACAGGCCACAGGGGTGCTCTCGTGCTGAGGGGGAGAGGCTTATCCGCAGCCATATCTGATACAGACCCTAAAAAAGAGGGGCTACCGATCAAGGAGTGCCACGCGCTGGATGATACGCCTGAGGCAAAGCGGACGGCGGAGGCGGTGAACAGCATATCGAGACAGGTCCTCAGCTTGCTGGATGGCATGCCCGAGAACCTCGAAAGAAAAAGGCAAGGGCTTCCGCCAGGCAATGCCATATTAATAAGGGGCGCAGGCGAAGTGCCACATATACCCCCATTCCAGGAGCGATACGGCCTCAAGGGGGCGGTCATAGCCGCCGCAGGCCTGATAATCGGGATAGGCAAGATGTGCGGGCTCGAGCACATACCGGTCGGAAGCATGGAAGTAGAGGCGTCCGGCTCGTCGGCCAGGGCCAAGATGAAGAAGGCGCTCGAAACGCTTGAGACCCACGATTTCGTGCTGGTGAACATAAAGGGCGCCGACGAGGCTGGCCACGACGGGGACTTTGAAAAGAAGAAAAGCTTTTTAGAGGCGACAGACGCCGCCTTTAAGGACGTGTTGAAGCTAAAGGATGTACTGGTCATAGTTACAGTTGACCATAGCACTCCCGTCTCCATCAAGGACCACTCAGCCGATCCTGTGCCCATCATGATGCACGGGCCGGGGATAAGGATAGACGACGTAGCAAGCTATAATGAGCTGGTGGCATATAAGGGCGGGCTGCACAGGATACGCGGCATGGACGTGATGCCCATAGCCCTGGACCTCATAAACAGGACGAAAAAGTTCGGGGCTTGA
- a CDS encoding TIGR04084 family radical SAM/SPASM domain-containing protein: MEALCLNFFITLTTACDLQCRYCYGECCDDFDESCDEDDIDYYLPRDLSYDAGALKAFMAKDPDATLIFYGGEPLLNVEKMYELMDVVPAKRFMLHTNGTMLHRVRPEYLNRLHTISISIDGDEALTDYNRGKGVYRRIASNARLVRENGFKGEMIARMTVTEDCDIYRQALFLLNSQDFSFDSVHWQLNALFWKNDYGRRQFSRWARDSYNPGITRLAGEWVRVMREEGRVLRMYPFMSIMRSLLLEEKTLLRCGAGWAEFNVQTDGMISPCPVMSGMKKYYAGDIFKGDPLRLKQTLISGPCEGCEMLDICGGRCLYANVTMKWGDKGFAEVCSTVKHLINTLKDALPEIRQLLKEGKISMEDFDHIKFNSCEIIP; this comes from the coding sequence ATGGAGGCCCTGTGCTTGAACTTTTTCATCACGCTTACGACAGCTTGCGATTTACAGTGCAGATATTGCTATGGCGAGTGCTGTGACGATTTCGACGAGTCCTGCGATGAGGATGATATCGATTACTACTTGCCCCGTGACCTGTCTTATGATGCTGGTGCCTTGAAGGCTTTCATGGCTAAGGATCCCGATGCCACGCTCATCTTTTATGGTGGTGAGCCGCTCCTGAACGTCGAGAAGATGTACGAGCTTATGGACGTGGTGCCAGCTAAGCGGTTCATGCTTCATACGAATGGCACGATGCTTCACAGGGTGCGGCCAGAGTACCTTAATAGGCTTCACACCATTTCTATCTCGATAGATGGCGATGAGGCGCTTACTGACTATAACCGGGGCAAAGGGGTTTATAGGAGGATAGCCTCGAATGCGAGGCTTGTGAGGGAGAATGGCTTCAAGGGTGAGATGATCGCCCGCATGACTGTTACCGAGGATTGCGATATATACAGGCAGGCCTTGTTTTTATTGAATAGCCAGGATTTTTCTTTTGATAGCGTCCACTGGCAGCTCAACGCTTTGTTCTGGAAGAACGATTATGGTAGGCGGCAATTCTCGAGATGGGCCAGGGATAGCTATAACCCGGGCATAACTCGATTGGCTGGCGAGTGGGTCAGGGTGATGCGTGAGGAGGGCAGGGTTCTTAGAATGTATCCATTTATGTCGATCATGCGCTCGCTATTGCTAGAGGAGAAGACGCTACTTAGATGTGGGGCTGGATGGGCAGAGTTTAACGTGCAGACAGATGGCATGATATCGCCATGCCCCGTGATGTCCGGCATGAAAAAGTACTATGCTGGCGATATATTCAAGGGCGACCCGCTACGCTTAAAGCAAACCCTCATATCAGGGCCATGCGAGGGGTGCGAGATGCTGGATATATGTGGTGGCCGATGCCTCTACGCAAACGTCACCATGAAATGGGGCGACAAGGGGTTCGCAGAAGTATGCTCCACCGTAAAGCATCTCATAAATACGCTCAAAGATGCCCTCCCGGAAATAAGGCAACTCCTAAAAGAAGGAAAGATATCAATGGAAGACTTCGATCACATTAAGTTCAACAGCTGTGAAATAATTCCTTAA
- a CDS encoding HD domain-containing protein, translating into MSPIRDPIHGYIEVAPHIERLLDTGIVQRLRNIKQLGWTNLVYPGANHTRFEHSLGTYYLASRLAGELSEEERREIEIAALLHDVGHGPYSHDSEDIIEQYTRRRHDDVAFLIESEEIAGILDEYGIKPSAISGHIQGKTKIGQIISGSLDVDRMDYIIRDAYYTGVAYGIVDYEHLLRNIRFYDNNIVLYYRGLKSAESLLMSRFLMYPSVYDHHVGRIAGSMFVHALEAAILNGDVNAFELQQMDDYELNARMRNFNEYSADMIRRLNSRNLFKRALYVGFDSVDKSIVRYTRIQKDIEREIARMAGVEEGYVLVDIPKMPEFRERNTMVLMENGQLKYLEDVSKLVKIMEESYFDDWRMGVYTLPECRDRVARVARAYFNVERVPRQSKLGVA; encoded by the coding sequence ATGAGCCCGATCAGAGACCCCATCCATGGCTACATCGAGGTGGCGCCACACATCGAGAGGCTGCTGGACACGGGAATAGTGCAGCGTTTAAGAAATATTAAGCAGCTAGGGTGGACAAACCTCGTCTATCCTGGCGCAAACCACACGAGGTTTGAGCACTCTTTGGGAACCTATTATTTGGCCAGCAGGCTGGCAGGCGAGCTATCTGAGGAAGAGCGCAGGGAAATTGAGATAGCGGCCCTGCTACACGACGTCGGGCACGGGCCGTACTCGCATGATAGCGAGGACATCATCGAGCAGTACACCAGGCGCAGGCACGATGACGTGGCCTTCCTCATTGAAAGCGAGGAAATAGCTGGCATTCTCGACGAGTATGGCATCAAGCCTTCGGCCATATCCGGCCATATACAGGGTAAGACTAAGATAGGGCAGATAATCTCAGGCTCGCTAGACGTGGACAGGATGGACTACATAATAAGGGATGCCTATTATACCGGCGTGGCATACGGCATCGTCGACTATGAGCACCTGCTGCGCAACATCAGGTTTTATGATAATAACATAGTGTTATACTATAGGGGCCTGAAGTCGGCCGAATCTCTGCTCATGTCGAGGTTTCTGATGTACCCGTCCGTCTATGATCACCACGTTGGCCGCATAGCTGGCTCCATGTTCGTGCACGCCCTTGAGGCGGCCATCCTGAACGGCGACGTGAACGCCTTTGAGCTACAGCAGATGGACGACTACGAGCTTAATGCCCGAATGAGGAATTTTAATGAGTACTCGGCCGACATGATACGCCGCCTCAACTCGCGAAACCTGTTCAAGAGGGCGCTTTACGTCGGCTTTGACTCGGTGGACAAGAGCATCGTGAGGTATACAAGGATACAGAAGGATATCGAGCGAGAGATAGCCCGCATGGCGGGGGTAGAGGAAGGCTACGTGCTCGTGGATATTCCGAAAATGCCAGAGTTCAGGGAACGTAACACAATGGTGCTCATGGAAAACGGACAGCTTAAATACCTGGAGGACGTCTCGAAGCTGGTAAAGATCATGGAGGAGTCGTACTTTGATGACTGGCGGATGGGCGTCTATACGCTGCCCGAGTGTAGGGATAGGGTTGCGAGGGTGGCGCGGGCCTACTTTAACGTGGAGCGTGTGCCCAGGCAAAGCAAGCTAGGGGTAGCCTGA
- the lpdD gene encoding prenylated flavin chaperone LpdD, giving the protein MELVKSNSAGRISVDLKAVEVGDGLLVVITGGNAHIGAAAVGINYGAMATSSVITVPGHREDRVVKDAAEKLAKELGRTVVVVAGIHYDKMSKEEIRDALRLSGELVDALAGELCKRRS; this is encoded by the coding sequence ATGGAATTGGTGAAATCAAATAGCGCTGGGAGAATTTCTGTCGACTTGAAGGCGGTCGAGGTAGGCGATGGCCTTCTCGTGGTCATTACGGGTGGAAATGCTCATATTGGCGCTGCTGCAGTCGGCATTAATTATGGCGCGATGGCAACTTCTTCGGTTATAACAGTCCCTGGGCACAGGGAGGACAGGGTGGTGAAGGATGCAGCGGAAAAGCTCGCCAAAGAGCTAGGCAGGACCGTCGTAGTCGTGGCGGGCATCCATTATGATAAGATGAGTAAAGAGGAAATACGTGACGCCCTCCGGCTCTCCGGCGAGCTGGTGGACGCGCTGGCGGGAGAACTATGCAAAAGAAGATCGTGA
- the pth2 gene encoding peptidyl-tRNA hydrolase Pth2, which produces MTEYKQCILVRDDLKLPKGKMAVQVAHASLSAYEWAKPAVQEEWKRQGQKKIVLKVDRLEDLFKYKEEARKMDIPTALIQDAGLTTVPPGTITALGLGPAEAEKLDRLVGHLKLM; this is translated from the coding sequence ATGACTGAGTATAAGCAATGCATACTTGTAAGGGATGACCTAAAGCTTCCAAAGGGGAAGATGGCGGTACAGGTTGCCCACGCATCGCTATCAGCATACGAGTGGGCGAAGCCCGCAGTACAGGAGGAGTGGAAGCGGCAGGGCCAGAAAAAGATAGTCTTAAAGGTCGACCGGCTGGAAGATTTGTTTAAATACAAGGAAGAGGCCCGAAAGATGGACATCCCAACGGCGCTCATACAGGACGCTGGCCTCACGACAGTTCCTCCTGGCACAATCACCGCATTGGGCCTGGGCCCCGCGGAGGCGGAAAAGCTCGATAGGCTGGTAGGCCACCTAAAACTAATGTAA
- a CDS encoding DNA topoisomerase VI subunit B: MNSRASDAPIAVELAKKQKAISVAEFFEKNRQMLGFDSLPRSLITCVKEAVDNSLDACEEASILPDIYIRIKKVDERILSVVVEDNGPGVQRDVLPRVFGKLLYGSRFHAIRQSRGQQGIGISAAVLYAQLTSGKPARITSRIDPKLPAYVYELKIDTETNEPKIISENYDDFFTSRGTRIELSLEATYVRGKQSVLEYLRNTAIVNPHARITLVDPYDEKFVFERACDVLPRQPVEIKPHPHGIELGTLVKMLQSTDSHRLSTFLSSSFAKIGGHTMESICREASLDPGMSPQELAKDIEAVKRLLAAFQKIKIMAPPKDCLSPITDDLLKKGITQNHRVDFISTVSRPVSVYRGNPFLVEAAIAYGGDIDSEGRAEIYRFANRVPLMYQQGACAITHAIERINWKNYGLEQPKGAKAPIGPLMIMVHVASTNVPFTSESKDAIADIPEIEDEIELAVREAARDLGRYLSEQKKALDARKKIKMFEAYTRELAIALEGLTGKDHTVIESKFMEVLSKKYSRFVGPEEAEENGPQ; this comes from the coding sequence ATGAATTCCAGGGCTTCAGATGCTCCCATAGCCGTTGAGCTGGCTAAAAAGCAGAAGGCGATAAGCGTCGCCGAGTTCTTCGAGAAGAACAGGCAGATGCTGGGCTTCGACTCACTCCCCCGAAGCCTCATAACGTGCGTCAAGGAGGCGGTGGATAACTCGCTAGATGCTTGCGAGGAGGCGTCTATACTGCCGGATATCTATATTCGGATTAAAAAGGTGGACGAGAGGATTCTGAGCGTGGTCGTCGAGGACAATGGGCCTGGGGTGCAGCGTGATGTCCTGCCTCGCGTGTTTGGCAAGCTGCTGTATGGCAGCCGCTTTCACGCGATAAGGCAAAGCCGGGGCCAGCAGGGCATCGGCATATCGGCGGCCGTGCTCTACGCCCAGCTCACGAGCGGCAAGCCCGCCCGCATTACATCTAGAATAGACCCGAAGCTGCCCGCATACGTATACGAGCTGAAGATAGACACCGAGACCAACGAGCCTAAGATAATATCCGAGAATTATGACGATTTTTTTACTTCGAGGGGCACCAGGATTGAGCTGAGCCTGGAGGCTACGTATGTGAGGGGCAAGCAGTCTGTGCTCGAGTATTTGAGGAATACGGCCATCGTGAATCCCCATGCCCGCATCACTTTGGTGGACCCGTATGACGAGAAGTTCGTTTTCGAGCGCGCTTGCGATGTGCTTCCCAGGCAGCCAGTCGAGATAAAGCCGCACCCGCATGGCATCGAGCTGGGCACGCTCGTAAAGATGCTGCAGTCCACGGATAGCCACAGGCTTAGCACTTTTTTGTCCTCTTCATTTGCAAAGATAGGCGGCCACACGATGGAGTCCATATGCAGGGAGGCGAGCCTGGACCCGGGAATGTCCCCGCAGGAGCTTGCTAAGGATATCGAGGCGGTTAAGAGGCTTCTCGCGGCCTTCCAGAAGATAAAGATAATGGCGCCGCCGAAGGACTGCCTTTCGCCCATCACCGATGACCTCTTGAAGAAGGGCATAACTCAGAACCACCGTGTGGATTTCATATCGACCGTTTCAAGGCCGGTGAGCGTCTACCGGGGCAACCCGTTTTTGGTGGAGGCAGCGATAGCGTATGGCGGTGACATTGACTCGGAAGGCAGGGCTGAGATATACCGTTTCGCTAATAGGGTGCCTCTCATGTACCAGCAAGGCGCCTGCGCCATCACCCACGCGATAGAGCGTATCAACTGGAAGAACTATGGCCTGGAGCAGCCGAAGGGCGCTAAGGCGCCCATTGGGCCTCTCATGATAATGGTCCACGTGGCCTCCACGAACGTGCCCTTCACCTCCGAGTCGAAGGATGCCATAGCCGACATACCGGAGATAGAGGACGAGATAGAGCTCGCGGTCAGGGAGGCCGCGAGGGACCTCGGTCGTTACCTCTCAGAGCAGAAGAAGGCGCTCGATGCCCGTAAAAAAATTAAGATGTTCGAGGCGTATACAAGGGAACTTGCGATTGCCTTAGAAGGCCTTACAGGAAAGGATCATACAGTGATCGAGTCTAAATTCATGGAAGTGTTATCCAAAAAGTATTCGAGGTTCGTTGGGCCGGAGGAGGCGGAAGAGAATGGCCCGCAGTAA
- a CDS encoding UbiX family flavin prenyltransferase, protein MQKKIVIGMTGASGVRYGIRLLEALEGIEETHLILSKEARELIEIETDVQVSDLIQKATFHYEDDDFMAPVASGSYRFDAMVIVPCTMKTLSGVANGYADTLIGRAADVALKEGRRLILVPREMPLSLVHLENMVKACRAGCVVMPACPGFYNRPRTIDDLVDNVVGRILDQLGIDNSLYQRWGEKGKKHDVLPSTPHRIR, encoded by the coding sequence ATGCAAAAGAAGATCGTGATAGGGATGACAGGGGCGAGCGGGGTGCGATACGGCATCCGGCTTCTAGAGGCGCTTGAAGGCATCGAGGAGACGCACCTCATATTATCAAAGGAAGCGAGAGAGCTTATAGAGATTGAGACAGACGTGCAGGTAAGCGATCTCATACAAAAGGCGACCTTCCACTATGAGGACGACGATTTCATGGCGCCGGTGGCAAGCGGCTCGTACCGATTCGACGCCATGGTCATAGTGCCCTGCACCATGAAGACGCTCTCCGGCGTGGCGAACGGCTATGCTGACACGCTCATAGGGCGGGCGGCCGACGTCGCTTTAAAGGAGGGGCGCAGGCTCATCTTAGTGCCAAGGGAGATGCCGCTAAGCCTCGTCCATCTGGAGAATATGGTAAAGGCGTGTAGGGCGGGCTGTGTGGTCATGCCCGCCTGCCCTGGCTTCTACAATAGGCCCAGGACTATAGACGACCTCGTCGATAACGTGGTCGGCCGAATACTGGACCAGCTTGGCATCGATAATAGCCTGTACCAGCGATGGGGAGAGAAAGGGAAAAAGCACGATGTTCTACCGTCCACGCCTCACAGGATAAGATAA
- a CDS encoding radical SAM protein: MEELKVFDGGRSKFSHMTSAHPCFNEKAHFSTARIHLPVAPKCNIQCNFCNRKIDKCEHRPGVSSGVMKPQQAADRVDEALKELGGNLRVVGIAGPGEALANEETFETLKIVHERHPELIKCIASNGLMLPERIDDLVDVGVSSVTVTINAFDPEVGAKIYSWVRYHNQTYRGVEGARILRDNQFKGVELAAKAGLIVKVNTVLVPGVNADQIEKIAKEAAARGAILMNIIPMIPLYKFKDVKPPECKDLEEARAIAEKYLPQFRLCKQCRADACGIPGREESLSPAQRAASGEYYHA, translated from the coding sequence ATGGAAGAGCTGAAAGTGTTCGATGGCGGGAGGTCCAAGTTCTCCCACATGACCTCGGCGCACCCGTGCTTTAACGAGAAAGCCCATTTCTCCACGGCCAGGATCCACCTGCCCGTCGCGCCGAAATGCAATATTCAATGTAACTTTTGTAATCGTAAGATAGATAAGTGTGAGCATCGCCCCGGCGTGTCTTCGGGCGTCATGAAGCCTCAGCAGGCCGCTGATAGGGTTGACGAGGCCCTGAAGGAGCTTGGCGGTAACCTCAGGGTGGTCGGCATCGCCGGCCCTGGCGAAGCTCTCGCGAACGAGGAGACCTTCGAAACCCTAAAAATCGTACACGAGAGGCACCCCGAGCTTATCAAGTGTATCGCCTCTAACGGACTTATGCTCCCGGAGCGTATCGATGACCTCGTAGATGTAGGCGTTTCAAGCGTTACGGTCACAATTAATGCTTTCGACCCTGAGGTGGGAGCTAAGATATACTCGTGGGTGAGGTATCATAACCAGACCTATAGGGGAGTGGAAGGCGCGAGAATATTAAGGGATAATCAGTTTAAGGGAGTCGAGTTAGCGGCTAAGGCCGGCCTTATCGTGAAGGTGAACACAGTGCTCGTGCCTGGCGTCAACGCTGATCAGATTGAGAAGATAGCTAAAGAGGCAGCCGCCAGGGGTGCTATTTTGATGAATATCATCCCCATGATACCCCTCTATAAGTTTAAGGACGTGAAGCCGCCCGAGTGTAAGGACCTTGAGGAGGCCCGCGCGATTGCCGAGAAGTACCTTCCTCAGTTTAGGCTTTGTAAGCAGTGCCGTGCCGATGCGTGTGGTATCCCCGGTAGGGAGGAGTCCTTGTCGCCCGCCCAGCGCGCTGCCAGCGGCGAATACTACCACGCTTAA
- a CDS encoding ferredoxin--NADP reductase — translation MVFEAAAQAIQPIVWETTLDKVIPRTKDVKSFRFKKPEGFRYLAGQWMYINIRIGGVEKMHHFTMSSSPTEDYIEFTKKITDSEYSQALDRMRPGDWAKLNAPFGEFTYAGESIKIGALTGGIGITPLRSICRYCVDMRLPADIIMLYSNKTVDDIVFREELEEMQNADSHLTIKHVITRQPDWKGLKGHIDGTMVKEQIPDYKERVFYICGPPSMNEALKKALKTLDIPDEKIKLEDFTGY, via the coding sequence ATGGTATTTGAGGCGGCGGCGCAGGCCATCCAGCCCATCGTCTGGGAAACGACCCTGGATAAGGTCATACCACGTACAAAAGACGTGAAGAGCTTCCGCTTTAAAAAGCCAGAAGGTTTCCGCTACCTGGCTGGCCAGTGGATGTACATAAACATCAGGATTGGCGGCGTTGAAAAGATGCACCACTTCACGATGTCCAGCAGCCCGACTGAGGATTACATAGAGTTTACCAAGAAGATAACTGATAGCGAATACTCGCAAGCCCTTGACAGGATGAGGCCAGGCGATTGGGCTAAGCTTAACGCGCCTTTCGGGGAGTTCACTTATGCAGGGGAGAGCATAAAGATTGGCGCTTTGACCGGCGGTATTGGCATCACGCCCCTCAGGAGCATCTGCCGGTACTGCGTGGATATGCGGTTGCCCGCGGACATCATAATGCTTTACTCCAACAAGACCGTTGATGATATAGTATTCAGGGAAGAGCTTGAGGAGATGCAGAATGCCGATTCTCACTTAACGATTAAGCACGTCATCACAAGGCAGCCTGACTGGAAAGGGCTTAAGGGCCACATAGATGGAACGATGGTCAAGGAGCAGATACCCGACTATAAAGAAAGAGTCTTTTACATATGCGGCCCACCCAGCATGAACGAAGCCCTAAAAAAAGCCCTCAAAACGCTTGACATTCCAGATGAAAAGATAAAGCTCGAAGACTTCACGGGATATTAA
- the cofD gene encoding 2-phospho-L-lactate transferase has protein sequence MLSILSGGTGTPKLLRGFKDSEDIAVIVNTAEDVWISGNKVTPDIDSVIYTIAGVIDDEKWWGIKGDTFNTFKALEAMGHFEEIMIGDKDRATHILRTELLKNGNSLTDATRELCDVFQIKTIVLPMSENDIASVICTPDGDFHFQDFWVGMRGEPEVISVKLFGDLVPTPEVMEALNASDNIFIGPSNPITSIGPILALEGVRETLQIKFVVAVSPFIGDKPVSGPAAKLMKAKGLEPSTRGVAEFYKDIVDVLIIDERDTTDLSGYDFEVARFDTLMTSVEKSKALADFMLTKCV, from the coding sequence ATGTTATCCATTCTGTCAGGGGGCACGGGCACCCCGAAATTGCTGAGGGGCTTCAAGGATAGCGAAGACATAGCCGTTATCGTGAACACTGCCGAGGACGTGTGGATATCCGGAAACAAGGTGACGCCAGACATCGACTCGGTAATCTATACAATTGCCGGCGTCATAGATGATGAGAAGTGGTGGGGCATTAAAGGTGACACGTTTAACACTTTTAAGGCGCTTGAGGCGATGGGGCACTTTGAGGAGATAATGATTGGGGATAAGGACCGTGCGACTCATATCCTTCGAACTGAGCTTCTAAAAAACGGTAACTCCTTGACGGATGCCACGAGGGAGCTTTGTGACGTTTTTCAGATAAAGACCATTGTGCTCCCAATGAGCGAGAATGACATAGCCTCCGTGATATGCACGCCTGATGGCGACTTTCACTTCCAGGACTTTTGGGTTGGCATGCGGGGCGAGCCGGAAGTCATCTCAGTTAAGCTTTTTGGTGATCTGGTTCCCACGCCCGAGGTCATGGAGGCCTTGAATGCCTCTGATAACATTTTCATAGGCCCCAGCAATCCCATCACAAGTATAGGCCCAATTTTGGCCCTGGAGGGTGTCCGTGAGACTCTGCAAATTAAATTCGTCGTTGCAGTTAGTCCTTTCATAGGTGATAAGCCCGTCAGCGGCCCCGCTGCAAAGCTCATGAAGGCGAAAGGGCTTGAGCCGTCTACAAGGGGCGTGGCCGAGTTCTATAAGGACATCGTTGACGTCCTTATCATCGACGAGCGCGATACTACGGATCTCTCTGGCTATGACTTCGAGGTTGCCCGCTTTGACACCCTTATGACGAGCGTCGAGAAGAGCAAAGCGCTCGCCGATTTCATGCTCACCAAATGCGTTTGA